In Sulfitobacter sp. W027, a single window of DNA contains:
- a CDS encoding peroxiredoxin: MSQIGPQPGQPAPDFTLPVTGGGEITLSALRGAPVVLFFYPRDDTPGCTKESIGFSERLSEFAEAGVQVFGISRDSMDKHDKFAAKHALTVPLLSDTDGAVTEAYEVWVEKNMYGKKSMGIERATYLIDGTGQIAQVWRKVKVPGHVDAVLDAVRSA, encoded by the coding sequence ATGTCGCAGATCGGACCGCAGCCCGGCCAACCGGCCCCGGATTTCACCCTTCCCGTGACCGGCGGTGGCGAGATTACGCTCTCTGCCCTGCGCGGCGCGCCTGTGGTCCTGTTCTTCTACCCGCGCGATGACACGCCCGGCTGTACCAAGGAATCGATCGGCTTTTCGGAGCGGCTTTCGGAGTTCGCCGAGGCGGGCGTGCAGGTCTTCGGCATCTCGCGCGACAGCATGGACAAACACGACAAATTTGCTGCCAAACACGCGCTGACGGTGCCGCTGTTGTCCGACACCGATGGGGCGGTGACCGAGGCCTATGAGGTCTGGGTTGAAAAAAACATGTACGGCAAGAAATCCATGGGCATCGAACGCGCGACCTATCTGATCGACGGGACAGGCCAGATCGCGCAGGTCTGGCGCAAGGTGAAGGTGCCCGGCCATGTGGATGCCGTACTTGACGCGGTGCGCAGCGCATGA
- a CDS encoding MFS transporter has product MIQVVSSAWALLLGMCLLMVGNGMQGTLLGIRGGIEGFSTFQMSIVMSAYFVGFLGGSRMAPGMIRRVGHVRVFAALASLISAVMILYPTFPNTIVWSIGRVLIGFCFSAVYVTAESWLNNAATNENRGQALSAYMIVQTLGIVIAQALLLTADPSGFVLFVIPSVLVSIAVTPILLSISPTPPFGTTKPMSLSTLMETSPLGCVGMFLLGGVFSAQFGMAAVYGAEAGLSVAQISLFVAAFFVGSVILQYPIGWISDRMDRRSLIVITALIGGAGSMVGMMLGHIFPILLATAFVVGGMSNPLYSLIMAHTNDFLEHEDMAAASGGMLFINGLGAVLGPVITGWMMGTALGPGGFYLFTAVLFAALAGYASYRKTQRAAVPVENTGNYVPIYPSATAVAVEIAQEYAIETEQEAAEEAAQESAEANKNAPDSDNYVADDIKRD; this is encoded by the coding sequence ATGATTCAAGTGGTTTCAAGCGCATGGGCGCTATTGCTGGGCATGTGCCTTTTGATGGTCGGCAACGGCATGCAGGGCACTTTGCTGGGTATTCGCGGCGGCATTGAAGGGTTTTCGACCTTCCAGATGTCGATCGTTATGTCCGCTTATTTCGTCGGTTTCCTTGGCGGCTCCCGGATGGCACCGGGGATGATCCGACGCGTGGGTCATGTTCGGGTGTTCGCGGCGCTTGCTTCGCTGATTTCTGCTGTGATGATCCTCTACCCGACGTTCCCCAATACGATCGTTTGGTCTATTGGCCGCGTGCTGATCGGATTTTGTTTCTCCGCCGTCTATGTCACGGCGGAAAGCTGGTTGAACAACGCGGCCACCAACGAAAACCGGGGGCAGGCGCTTTCGGCCTATATGATCGTGCAAACACTCGGCATCGTTATCGCCCAAGCGCTGCTGCTGACCGCTGATCCGTCGGGCTTCGTCCTCTTTGTCATTCCTTCGGTATTGGTGAGTATCGCGGTCACGCCGATCCTGCTCTCGATCAGCCCCACACCGCCCTTTGGCACCACCAAACCGATGAGCCTGAGCACCCTGATGGAGACTTCTCCCCTCGGCTGCGTCGGCATGTTCCTTCTGGGCGGCGTCTTCTCCGCCCAGTTCGGTATGGCGGCGGTTTACGGTGCCGAAGCGGGTCTGAGCGTCGCGCAGATATCACTTTTTGTGGCGGCTTTCTTTGTGGGCTCCGTGATCTTGCAATATCCCATCGGCTGGATCTCTGATCGGATGGACCGACGCAGCCTTATCGTTATCACCGCACTGATCGGCGGCGCGGGTTCCATGGTGGGGATGATGCTCGGGCATATCTTCCCGATTCTGCTTGCAACGGCCTTTGTCGTCGGCGGCATGTCGAACCCGCTTTACTCGCTGATTATGGCCCATACAAACGACTTTTTGGAGCATGAAGACATGGCCGCGGCCTCGGGCGGTATGTTGTTTATCAACGGCTTAGGCGCTGTGTTGGGGCCGGTGATCACCGGTTGGATGATGGGCACCGCCTTGGGGCCGGGCGGGTTCTACCTGTTTACCGCCGTGCTCTTTGCCGCACTCGCGGGCTATGCTTCCTATCGTAAGACACAGCGTGCCGCCGTCCCTGTCGAAAATACTGGCAACTACGTGCCGATTTACCCCTCAGCCACCGCCGTGGCTGTGGAAATCGCCCAGGAATATGCCATTGAAACGGAACAGGAAGCCGCCGAAGAGGCTGCCCAAGAAAGTGCCGAAGCAAACAAAAACGCCCCTGATAGCGATAACTATGTCGCGGATGATATAAAACGTGACTAG
- the lpdA gene encoding dihydrolipoyl dehydrogenase, with the protein MAAKSFDLIVIGAGPGGYVAAIRGAQLGLKVAVVERENLGGICLNWGCIPTKALLRSAEVFHLMHRAKDFGLAADKIDYDLDAVVKRSRGVAKQMEGGVKHLLKKNKVEVFMGEASIPAKGKVSVKTEKGSDDLTAKNIVLATGARARELPGLGADGKRVWTYRHALQPVHDPKKLLVIGSGAIGIEFASFYNTLGADTTVVEVMDRVLPVEDEEISKFAKKAFEKQGMTIMQKATVKKLDRTADKVTAHIERDGKVEKLEFDTVISAVGIVGNTEGLGLEELGVKVDRTHVVTDAYCRTGVDGIYAIGDIAGAPWLAHKASHEGVMVAELIAGQKPHPVKPESIAGCTYCHPQVASVGLTEAKAKDQGYDIKVGRFPFIGNGKAVALGEPEGLVKTIFDAKTGELLGAHMVGAEVTELIQGYVVGRQLETTEEDLMNTVFPHPTLSEMMHESVLDAFDRVIHM; encoded by the coding sequence ATGGCTGCCAAATCCTTTGATCTGATCGTGATCGGTGCGGGGCCGGGCGGCTATGTCGCCGCCATCCGTGGCGCACAGCTGGGCCTCAAGGTCGCAGTTGTAGAGCGGGAAAATTTGGGCGGTATCTGTCTTAACTGGGGCTGTATCCCAACAAAGGCGCTGCTGCGCTCTGCCGAAGTGTTCCACCTGATGCACCGTGCCAAGGATTTTGGTCTGGCAGCTGATAAGATCGACTATGACCTCGACGCCGTGGTGAAACGCTCGCGCGGCGTCGCCAAGCAAATGGAAGGCGGGGTCAAACACCTGCTGAAGAAGAACAAGGTCGAGGTCTTTATGGGCGAAGCCTCGATCCCCGCAAAGGGGAAGGTTTCAGTCAAAACCGAAAAGGGCAGCGATGATCTGACGGCCAAGAACATCGTGCTGGCCACCGGCGCACGTGCCCGCGAATTGCCGGGGCTAGGGGCGGATGGCAAACGCGTCTGGACTTACCGCCACGCCCTGCAACCCGTACATGACCCCAAGAAGCTATTGGTCATCGGGTCCGGTGCCATCGGCATTGAATTCGCAAGCTTCTACAACACCCTTGGCGCCGACACGACTGTTGTCGAAGTGATGGACCGTGTTTTGCCAGTAGAAGATGAAGAAATCTCTAAGTTCGCCAAGAAAGCCTTTGAGAAACAGGGCATGACCATCATGCAAAAGGCCACGGTCAAGAAGCTAGACCGCACTGCCGACAAGGTCACGGCTCATATCGAGCGCGACGGCAAGGTCGAAAAGCTTGAGTTCGACACCGTGATCTCTGCGGTCGGTATCGTCGGCAATACCGAAGGTCTGGGGCTTGAAGAGCTCGGTGTCAAAGTCGACCGGACCCATGTGGTGACAGACGCCTATTGCCGCACCGGGGTCGACGGGATCTATGCGATTGGCGACATCGCCGGAGCGCCTTGGTTGGCCCACAAAGCGAGCCACGAAGGCGTGATGGTTGCCGAACTCATCGCAGGCCAAAAGCCACATCCCGTCAAACCCGAAAGCATTGCGGGCTGCACCTATTGCCACCCACAGGTCGCCTCTGTCGGGCTGACCGAGGCCAAGGCCAAAGATCAAGGCTATGACATTAAAGTCGGGCGTTTCCCCTTCATCGGCAATGGCAAGGCCGTGGCCCTGGGCGAGCCGGAAGGGTTGGTAAAAACCATCTTCGACGCCAAAACCGGTGAGCTTTTGGGTGCGCATATGGTTGGGGCTGAGGTGACGGAACTGATCCAAGGCTACGTTGTGGGCCGACAGTTAGAGACCACCGAAGAAGACCTGATGAACACCGTCTTCCCGCATCCGACGCTCAGCGAAATGATGCATGAATCCGTGCTCGACGCCTTTGACCGCGTGATCCATATGTGA
- a CDS encoding DUF924 family protein, which produces MTGTNTGPENVLNFWLQDIGPTGWYNSSEDLDAEIRARFEERWNDAQAGKLCHWLTTPTDALAFLILTDQFPRNMFRDTGKAFSSDRIALAAAKLAIEKGWDMRVEAPERQFFYLPLMHSENLCDQDRCVRLMCERMPERGDSNLLHARAHREVIRQFGRFPYRNKALSRSFTAQETSYLKEGGYGRTVKQLREGRQAA; this is translated from the coding sequence ATGACTGGCACAAACACAGGCCCCGAAAACGTACTGAATTTTTGGTTGCAGGACATCGGTCCGACCGGGTGGTACAACAGTTCCGAAGATTTGGACGCCGAGATCCGTGCCCGTTTCGAAGAGCGCTGGAATGACGCGCAAGCGGGAAAGCTATGCCATTGGCTGACCACCCCCACCGACGCGCTGGCCTTTTTGATCCTCACTGACCAATTCCCCCGGAATATGTTCCGGGACACGGGTAAAGCGTTTTCGAGCGATCGTATCGCGCTGGCCGCTGCCAAATTGGCGATTGAAAAGGGGTGGGACATGCGTGTGGAAGCGCCCGAACGGCAGTTCTTCTATCTGCCGTTGATGCATTCGGAAAATCTCTGCGATCAGGACCGCTGCGTGCGCCTGATGTGCGAGCGTATGCCCGAAAGGGGCGACAGCAACCTGCTCCACGCCCGCGCACACCGCGAAGTGATCCGCCAGTTTGGTCGGTTCCCCTATCGCAACAAGGCGCTCTCGCGCAGCTTCACCGCACAGGAAACCTCATACCTGAAAGAGGGCGGTTACGGGCGGACAGTTAAGCAGCTTCGCGAAGGTCGGCAAGCGGCGTGA
- a CDS encoding ferritin-like domain-containing protein codes for MMPLAEMAEAVLRTADGREKTALSRKFAGQWLSARAEGARPEVGRADPPLHPARPAKPELLSPREVPRRRPGTPEGRAALLHAVAHIELNAVDLHWDVIARFSHVPLPLGFFDDWVKAADDESKHFNLMCDCLEEMGSHYGAMPAHAGMWRAAEDTVDDLMGRLAVVPMVLEARGLDVTPGMIEIFRKAKADSAVAALETIYAEEVAHVAYGSKWFHFLCGRHDEDPKDRFHALVRKYFHGDLKPPFNEEKRAEAGIPPDFYWPLTADGGPV; via the coding sequence ATGATGCCGCTGGCAGAGATGGCCGAAGCGGTACTGCGCACGGCAGATGGGCGCGAGAAAACAGCGCTGTCGCGAAAATTCGCGGGGCAGTGGCTCTCGGCCCGTGCTGAAGGTGCCCGCCCCGAAGTGGGCCGCGCCGATCCGCCACTGCACCCTGCCCGGCCCGCCAAGCCCGAATTGCTCAGCCCCCGCGAGGTGCCGCGCCGTCGCCCCGGCACGCCCGAGGGCCGCGCGGCGCTTTTGCATGCCGTGGCGCATATCGAGTTGAACGCCGTCGATCTTCATTGGGACGTGATTGCGCGGTTTTCGCATGTTCCGCTTCCGCTTGGGTTCTTCGATGACTGGGTGAAAGCGGCGGATGACGAATCCAAGCACTTCAACCTGATGTGCGATTGTCTTGAGGAGATGGGCAGCCACTACGGCGCGATGCCTGCCCATGCGGGCATGTGGCGCGCGGCCGAAGATACCGTGGATGATCTGATGGGCCGCTTAGCCGTGGTGCCGATGGTGCTGGAGGCGCGCGGCCTTGATGTGACGCCCGGCATGATCGAGATATTCCGCAAGGCCAAGGCCGACAGCGCCGTCGCCGCGCTTGAGACGATCTATGCCGAAGAAGTCGCCCATGTTGCCTATGGCAGTAAGTGGTTTCATTTTCTCTGCGGCCGCCATGACGAAGATCCGAAAGACCGTTTTCATGCCCTCGTACGCAAGTATTTCCACGGCGATCTGAAGCCGCCCTTCAACGAGGAAAAGCGTGCCGAGGCGGGAATCCCTCCGGACTTCTACTGGCCGCTGACAGCAGACGGTGGGCCGGTATAA
- the queA gene encoding tRNA preQ1(34) S-adenosylmethionine ribosyltransferase-isomerase QueA, whose protein sequence is MKLSDFDFDLPEELIATRPANPRSSARLLVAEGAQLHDRRVTDLTDWLRPGDRLVLNDTRVIPARLSGLRHRASAQGAVQAKIEVTLLEPRGDGTWSALIKPLRKLKIGEEVIFSDDLRATLEAVEDGQGHLRFNCAGDDFDAALNAAGAMPLPPYIAAKRAADAQDMTDYQTVFARHAGAVAAPTASLHFDEALLAALAAKGVTFSHVTLHVGAGTFLPVKVDDISEHKMHAEWGRVSAEAAEEIAATRAAGGRVIPVGTTALRLIETAARGGQIAAWEGDTDIFITPGFEFNVTDGLMTNFHLPKSTLMMLVSALMGVQQVKDIYAHAIAEKYRFFSYGDSSLLLP, encoded by the coding sequence ATGAAGCTTTCCGATTTCGATTTCGACCTGCCTGAGGAATTGATCGCCACGCGCCCCGCCAATCCGCGCTCTTCCGCCCGGCTCTTGGTGGCCGAAGGCGCTCAGCTTCATGACAGGCGGGTAACCGATCTGACCGATTGGCTGCGCCCCGGTGACCGTCTGGTGCTGAACGATACCCGCGTGATCCCCGCGCGGCTTTCCGGGCTGCGCCACCGCGCCTCGGCCCAAGGTGCCGTGCAGGCTAAGATCGAAGTGACCCTACTGGAGCCCCGCGGCGACGGCACTTGGTCGGCACTGATCAAACCGCTGCGCAAACTGAAAATCGGCGAAGAAGTCATCTTTTCTGACGATCTGCGTGCCACGCTGGAGGCGGTGGAAGACGGGCAGGGGCATCTGCGGTTCAACTGCGCGGGCGATGATTTCGACGCCGCACTCAATGCCGCCGGTGCCATGCCGCTGCCGCCCTATATCGCCGCCAAACGCGCGGCTGACGCGCAGGACATGACCGACTACCAAACCGTCTTTGCCCGCCACGCGGGCGCGGTTGCGGCCCCCACGGCCTCGCTCCATTTTGACGAGGCACTGCTCGCCGCTCTGGCGGCGAAGGGGGTCACCTTTAGCCATGTCACCCTGCATGTCGGCGCGGGCACCTTTCTGCCAGTTAAAGTCGATGACATTTCCGAACATAAGATGCACGCCGAATGGGGCCGGGTCAGCGCCGAGGCCGCCGAGGAGATCGCCGCGACCCGCGCCGCCGGAGGCCGAGTGATCCCCGTGGGTACGACCGCCCTGCGCCTAATCGAGACCGCCGCGCGCGGCGGGCAGATTGCGGCTTGGGAAGGGGACACCGATATTTTCATCACGCCGGGGTTCGAATTCAACGTGACTGACGGGCTGATGACCAATTTTCACCTGCCCAAATCGACACTCATGATGCTGGTCTCGGCCCTCATGGGCGTGCAGCAGGTAAAAGACATTTATGCCCATGCCATAGCAGAAAAATACCGTTTCTTTTCATACGGCGACTCCTCCCTTCTGCTGCCCTAA
- a CDS encoding DUF3971 domain-containing protein — MRDPSPSSPPVPLGEGPTRSRSRRRAGIASVAVLVLLAALATGAAVYFTGRPIPAPLWVQERIETRIASALPQARVEFGAMEFVVDEGWRPRVRLQDIFVTTSEGDEIVSFNEFKASLSMRSLLRGVAQPREIALSGVVANLRRGADGRVSLSAGAGIAPPEREAATLPQLIGQIDNVLAAPALSALRSVELRALTLRFEDARAGRAWTGDGGRLRLSRSGEQVDLSADLAVLSGGAGVATLTANYSSRIGQNAATFGVTFDGIDARDIAAQGPAFSWLEVLRANISGAVRSGIDSAGHFAPINASLQIGKGVLQPNSQTKPIPFDGARSYFSYDPARQLLRFDEMSLDSPWVSGNITGTSQLGDVTGGIPGEMVGQFSLRDLRANPAEVYAEPVALDQADIDFELSLDPFRLKLGRLEINDQGRSLRLDGALVAEPEGWNLSLDGRMDRLSPERLLALWPEGVKPKTRKWLDENLHAGRMRNLDLALRMAPGLAPQTYVAFDYAGAEVRFLKTLPHITDGSGHMSLLDNRLVVTVDEGEVIAPQGGAVTLDGSSFIIPDVRVKNGSPSVIRLSTRSTLTAALSLLNQPPMRVMDKAGLPVTLADGEAVLKGTLALPLKKGGKPEDVRYHFAGDLLSLSTDTLVKERSLQASRLAITASNDRITIGGEGRIDGVAFDGEWSQAIGPGSDESRLTGQVALTPAGLEAFGIALPPGSIRGSGTGQIALDLKKGQAPRFSLQSNLAGVGISVPQLSWSKAPGTKGELRLAGRLGETPNVDAFQLTAPGLSLAGSIDLKPGGALDRVRIDRLRRGDWLDIPLQLIGRGQGNPVQVVLGGGTLDMRRAEFGGAGGQPGPPMRVALDRLQITDTIYLTNLAGTFDTAKGMDGSFTARLNGGTPVQGRVLPQGGRSAVRVVSDDAGGILRSAGLVKQVVGGNLSLTLLPVGSGGAFDGQLEVNNVAIQDAPGIAALVNAISVVGLINELNGDGIYFDDVEANFRLTPNRLTLTEASAVGASLGLSMDGVYALDSGLIDMQGVISPVYMFNGIGSLFTRKGEGLIGFNYRLTGAAKEPSVSVNPLSALTPGMFRELFRRPPPTVPQVQGQANPVARVPEDR, encoded by the coding sequence ATGCGCGACCCATCCCCTTCCAGCCCGCCTGTGCCGTTAGGCGAGGGGCCGACCCGCAGCAGGTCGCGCCGCCGTGCGGGGATCGCGTCGGTCGCGGTGCTGGTGCTACTGGCGGCGCTGGCCACGGGGGCGGCGGTCTATTTCACCGGGCGTCCGATCCCCGCGCCGCTTTGGGTGCAAGAGCGGATCGAGACGCGGATCGCGAGCGCCCTGCCGCAGGCGCGGGTGGAGTTCGGCGCAATGGAATTCGTTGTCGACGAAGGGTGGCGGCCTCGTGTGCGCCTGCAAGACATCTTTGTCACCACCTCCGAAGGCGACGAGATCGTCAGTTTCAATGAGTTCAAGGCAAGCCTGTCGATGCGCTCCCTGCTGCGCGGGGTGGCGCAGCCGCGTGAGATCGCGCTGTCGGGCGTGGTGGCCAATCTGCGCCGGGGCGCGGACGGACGCGTGAGCCTTTCCGCCGGGGCCGGGATCGCCCCGCCCGAGCGGGAGGCCGCGACCCTGCCGCAGCTTATCGGCCAGATTGACAACGTGCTGGCTGCGCCTGCGCTCTCCGCCCTGCGCTCGGTTGAGTTGCGCGCCCTGACGCTGCGCTTTGAGGATGCCCGCGCGGGGCGGGCCTGGACCGGAGACGGCGGGCGGCTGCGCCTGTCGCGCAGTGGTGAGCAGGTTGACCTTTCAGCCGATCTTGCGGTGTTGAGCGGCGGCGCAGGGGTGGCCACGCTTACGGCGAATTACAGCAGCCGCATCGGCCAGAATGCCGCGACCTTTGGCGTGACCTTTGACGGGATCGACGCACGCGACATTGCCGCACAGGGTCCGGCGTTCTCATGGCTTGAAGTGCTGCGGGCCAATATTTCAGGCGCGGTGCGCAGCGGGATCGACAGCGCCGGTCACTTTGCCCCGATCAACGCGTCGCTGCAAATTGGCAAGGGCGTGCTGCAGCCCAACTCGCAAACGAAACCGATCCCTTTCGACGGCGCGCGCAGCTATTTCAGCTATGACCCCGCGCGCCAGCTTTTACGCTTTGATGAGATGTCCCTCGACAGCCCTTGGGTCTCAGGCAACATCACGGGCACGTCGCAATTGGGCGATGTCACAGGCGGCATTCCGGGGGAAATGGTCGGGCAGTTCTCCTTACGCGATCTGCGCGCCAATCCGGCCGAGGTCTATGCCGAGCCTGTGGCTTTGGATCAGGCCGATATCGACTTTGAACTCAGCCTTGATCCGTTCCGCCTAAAGCTGGGCCGTCTGGAAATCAACGATCAGGGCCGTAGCCTGCGCCTCGATGGGGCGTTAGTGGCCGAGCCTGAGGGCTGGAACCTGTCGCTCGACGGGCGCATGGACCGGCTGAGCCCGGAGCGTCTGCTGGCGCTCTGGCCCGAGGGGGTGAAACCCAAGACCCGCAAATGGTTGGACGAGAACCTTCACGCAGGCCGAATGCGCAACCTTGATCTGGCGCTGCGCATGGCACCGGGGCTGGCGCCGCAGACCTATGTGGCCTTTGACTATGCCGGGGCTGAGGTGCGGTTCTTGAAAACCCTGCCGCATATCACCGACGGAAGCGGCCATATGAGTCTGCTCGACAACCGCCTCGTCGTTACGGTGGACGAGGGCGAAGTGATCGCGCCGCAGGGCGGGGCGGTGACGTTGGATGGATCGTCTTTCATCATCCCCGATGTGCGGGTGAAGAACGGCAGCCCCTCGGTGATCCGTCTAAGCACGCGCTCTACCCTGACCGCGGCACTGTCGCTGCTGAACCAGCCGCCGATGCGGGTTATGGACAAGGCGGGCCTCCCGGTGACGCTTGCGGATGGGGAGGCGGTATTGAAAGGGACACTGGCGCTGCCGCTGAAGAAAGGCGGCAAACCCGAGGATGTGCGCTATCACTTCGCGGGGGATTTGCTGTCGCTCTCGACCGATACACTGGTCAAGGAACGCAGCCTTCAGGCCAGCAGGCTGGCCATTACCGCCAGCAATGATCGGATCACCATCGGCGGCGAAGGGCGTATCGACGGGGTGGCCTTCGACGGGGAGTGGTCACAGGCGATTGGGCCGGGCTCGGACGAAAGCCGCCTGACCGGGCAAGTCGCGCTGACCCCTGCGGGGCTGGAGGCCTTCGGTATCGCTTTGCCCCCCGGCAGCATTCGCGGCAGCGGTACGGGGCAGATCGCACTCGACTTGAAAAAGGGTCAAGCGCCACGCTTCTCGTTGCAGAGCAATCTCGCCGGGGTGGGTATTTCAGTCCCGCAACTCTCGTGGTCCAAAGCGCCGGGGACCAAAGGCGAATTGCGGCTGGCTGGACGGCTGGGCGAGACGCCGAATGTCGACGCATTTCAACTCACTGCACCGGGGCTGAGCCTGGCAGGGTCCATTGACCTAAAACCCGGCGGCGCGCTGGACCGGGTGCGGATCGACCGGCTGCGGCGCGGGGATTGGCTGGATATTCCGCTGCAACTGATCGGGCGCGGCCAAGGTAACCCAGTGCAGGTGGTGCTGGGCGGCGGCACGTTGGACATGCGCCGGGCCGAATTCGGCGGGGCCGGTGGGCAGCCCGGTCCGCCGATGCGGGTGGCGCTGGACCGGTTGCAGATCACCGATACGATCTACCTCACGAACCTTGCAGGCACCTTTGACACGGCAAAGGGGATGGATGGATCCTTCACCGCGCGGCTCAACGGTGGCACGCCGGTACAAGGGCGGGTGCTGCCTCAAGGCGGGCGCAGCGCGGTGCGCGTGGTCTCGGACGATGCGGGCGGGATACTGCGCTCGGCCGGATTGGTGAAACAGGTGGTCGGGGGGAACCTGTCGCTCACGCTGCTGCCTGTCGGGTCGGGCGGAGCCTTTGACGGGCAGCTTGAGGTCAATAACGTCGCCATTCAAGATGCGCCGGGGATTGCGGCGCTGGTCAATGCGATCTCGGTCGTGGGGTTGATCAACGAACTCAACGGCGATGGAATTTACTTCGATGATGTAGAGGCGAACTTTCGCCTGACCCCGAACCGCTTGACCTTGACCGAGGCTAGCGCCGTGGGCGCGTCTTTGGGCCTGTCGATGGATGGGGTCTATGCGCTCGACAGCGGCCTGATCGACATGCAGGGCGTGATCTCTCCGGTCTATATGTTCAACGGGATAGGCTCGCTGTTCACCCGCAAGGGCGAGGGGCTGATCGGGTTCAACTACCGTCTGACCGGTGCCGCGAAAGAGCCCAGCGTTTCGGTCAATCCGCTCTCGGCGCTCACCCCCGGCATGTTCCGCGAGTTGTTCCGCCGCCCGCCGCCCACTGTGCCGCAAGTGCAGGGCCAAGCGAATCCGGTTGCCCGGGTGCCAGAGGATCGCTAA